In Callospermophilus lateralis isolate mCalLat2 chromosome 18, mCalLat2.hap1, whole genome shotgun sequence, one DNA window encodes the following:
- the Tbcb gene encoding tubulin-folding cofactor B yields MEVAGISAPTVTVFISSSLNSFRSEKRYSRSLTIAEFKCKLELVVGSPASCMELELYGVDDKFYSKLDQEDALLGSYPVDDGCRIHVIDHSGARLGEYEDVSKVEKFELSQEAYDQRQDTVRSFLKRSKVGRYNEEERAQQEAETNQRLEEEKAQASTISVGSRCEVRAPGQASRRGTVMYVGLTDFKPGYWIGVRYDEPLGKNDGSVNGKRYFECQPKYGAFVKPSVVTVGDFPEEDYGLDEM; encoded by the exons ATGGAGGTGGCGGGAATATCGGCGCCCACAGTGACCGTTTTCATTAGCAGCTCCCTCAACAGTTTCCGCTCTGAGAAGCGGTACAGTCGGAGTCTCACCATCGCTGAGTTTAAG TGTAAACTGGAGCTGGTGGTGGGCAGCCCTGCTTCCTGCATGGAACTGGAGCTGTATGGAGTTGATGACAAATTCTACAGCAAGTTGGATCAGGAGGATGCATTGCTGGGCTCCTATCCTGTAGATGACGGCTGCCGCATCCAT GTCATTGACCACAGTGGTGCCCGCCTTGGAGAGTATGAGGACGTGTCCAAAGTGGAAAAATTTGAGCTCTCTCAAGAAGCCTATGACCAGAGGCAAG ACACAGTTCGCTCCTTCCTGAAGCGCAGCAAGGTAGGCCGATACAATGAAGAGGAGCGAGCACAGCAAGAAGCCGAGACCAACCAGCGccttgaagaggagaaggcccaagccagcaccatttctgtgggcagccGCTGTGAGGTGCGGGCACCTGGACAGGCCAGTCGCCGGGGCACTGTCATGTATGTAG GACTCACAGATTTCAAGCCCGGCTACTGGATTGGTGTCCGCTATGATGAGCCATTAGGGAAAAACGATGGCAG TGTGAATGGGAAACGCTACTTTGAATGCCAGCCCAAGTATGGAGCCTTCGTCAAGCCATCGGTTGTGACAGTGGGGGATTTCCCAGAGGAAGACTATGGGTTGGACGAGATGTGA
- the Polr2i gene encoding DNA-directed RNA polymerase II subunit RPB9 isoform X1 produces the protein MEPDGTYEPGFVGIRFCQECNNMLYPKEDKENRILLYACRNCDYQQEADNSCIYVNKITHEVDELTQIIADVSQDPTLPRTEDHPCQKCGHKEAVFFQSHSARAEDAMRLYYVCTAPHCGHRWTE, from the exons ATGGAACCAGATGGGACCTACGAACCGGGCTTCGTGGGCATTCGATTCTGCCAGGAATG TAACAACATGTTGTACCCCAAGGAAGACAAGGAGAACCGCATTCTGCTTTATGCG TGCCGTAATTGTGATTATCAGCAGGAAGCCGATAACAGCTGCATCTACGTCAACAAAATCACGCACGAAGTGGA CGAACTGACCCAGATCATTGCTGATGTGTCCCAGGACCCCACGTTACCACGGACCGAGGACCATCCATGCCAGAA GTGCGGCCACAAAGAGGCGGTGTTCTTCCAGTCACATAGTGCCCGGGCTGAA GATGCCATGCGCCTGTATTATGTATGTACTGCCCCACACTGTGGCCACCGCTGGACCGAGTga
- the Polr2i gene encoding DNA-directed RNA polymerase II subunit RPB9 isoform X2: MEPDGTYEPGFVGIRFCQECNNMLYPKEDKENRILLYAQEADNSCIYVNKITHEVDELTQIIADVSQDPTLPRTEDHPCQKCGHKEAVFFQSHSARAEDAMRLYYVCTAPHCGHRWTE, encoded by the exons ATGGAACCAGATGGGACCTACGAACCGGGCTTCGTGGGCATTCGATTCTGCCAGGAATG TAACAACATGTTGTACCCCAAGGAAGACAAGGAGAACCGCATTCTGCTTTATGCG CAGGAAGCCGATAACAGCTGCATCTACGTCAACAAAATCACGCACGAAGTGGA CGAACTGACCCAGATCATTGCTGATGTGTCCCAGGACCCCACGTTACCACGGACCGAGGACCATCCATGCCAGAA GTGCGGCCACAAAGAGGCGGTGTTCTTCCAGTCACATAGTGCCCGGGCTGAA GATGCCATGCGCCTGTATTATGTATGTACTGCCCCACACTGTGGCCACCGCTGGACCGAGTga
- the Polr2i gene encoding DNA-directed RNA polymerase II subunit RPB9 isoform X3, protein MEPDGTYEPGFVGIRFCQECNNMLYPKEDKENRILLYAEADNSCIYVNKITHEVDELTQIIADVSQDPTLPRTEDHPCQKCGHKEAVFFQSHSARAEDAMRLYYVCTAPHCGHRWTE, encoded by the exons ATGGAACCAGATGGGACCTACGAACCGGGCTTCGTGGGCATTCGATTCTGCCAGGAATG TAACAACATGTTGTACCCCAAGGAAGACAAGGAGAACCGCATTCTGCTTTATGCG GAAGCCGATAACAGCTGCATCTACGTCAACAAAATCACGCACGAAGTGGA CGAACTGACCCAGATCATTGCTGATGTGTCCCAGGACCCCACGTTACCACGGACCGAGGACCATCCATGCCAGAA GTGCGGCCACAAAGAGGCGGTGTTCTTCCAGTCACATAGTGCCCGGGCTGAA GATGCCATGCGCCTGTATTATGTATGTACTGCCCCACACTGTGGCCACCGCTGGACCGAGTga
- the Ovol3 gene encoding putative transcription factor ovo-like protein 3: MPRVFLVRSRRPQPPNWGHLPDQLRGDAYIPDCSSLAGPPAHQSSRLGDPWAAPMQGTLASAPRSPGTLGCPLCPKAFPLQRMLTRHLKCHSPARRHVCRCCGKGFHDAFDLKRHMRTHTGIRPFRCGACGKAFTQRCSLEAHLAKVHGQPASYAYRERREKLHVCEDCGFTSSRPDAYAQHRTLHGAT, encoded by the exons ATGCCTCGAGTCTTCCTGGTCAGGAGTCGGCGTCCACAACCACCTAACTGGGGCCACCTGCCTGACCAGCTCCGAGGAGATGCCTATATTCCAG ACTGCAGCAGCCTGGCCGGGCCACCGGCACATCAGTCTTCCCGCCTTGGGGACCCCTGGGCAGCG CCCATGCAAGGAACCCTGGCCTCTGCTCccaggagccctgggacacttggctgCCCTCTCTGCCCCAAGGCCTTCCCACTGCAGCGCATGCTGACACGACACCTCAAGTGCCACAGTCCAGCTCGCCGCCATGTGTGCCGCTGCTGTGGCAAAGGCTTTCACGATGCCTTCGATCTCAAGCGCCACATGAGGACTCACACTG GAATCCGGCCATTCCGTTGTGGAGCTTGTGGTAAAGCATTTACCCAGCGATGCTCCCTGGAAGCACACCTCGCCAAGGTGCATGGGCAGCCGGCCAGCTATGCTTACCGTGAGCGCAGGGAGAAGCTGCATGTGTGTGAGGACTGTGGCTTCACCAGTTCACGGCCCGATGCCTATGCACAGCACCGCACCCTGCATGGGGCCACCTGA